One genomic window of Coregonus clupeaformis isolate EN_2021a chromosome 12, ASM2061545v1, whole genome shotgun sequence includes the following:
- the LOC121578159 gene encoding calcium/calmodulin-dependent protein kinase type 1-like codes for MPLGDLEDGNGWKKKTSDIKENYDFKEVLGTGAFSEVVLAEEKGTQRLVAIKCIPKKALEGKENNIENEIAVLHRIKHTNIVSLEDIFESTSHLYLVMQLVSGGELFDRIVEKGFYTERDASQLIHQILDAVKYLHDMGIVHRDLKPENLLYYSMDEDSKIMISDFGLSKIEDTGSVMSTACGTPGYVAPEVLAQKPYSKAVDCWSIGVISYILLCGYPPFYDENDAKLFEQILKAEYEFDSPYWDDISDSAKDFICHLMEKDFMKRYTADQALQHPWICGDTALDKNIHESVSAQIKKNFAKSKWKQAFNATAVVRHMRRLQLGTSLESPSQITPTSPCHAHTLLLREEDEDEEEEGLGVEEESLSYCEDGQRRGSAEGSADRDSLTSCTYCCRPASRI; via the exons GGGGGCGTTCTCGGAGGTGGTGCTAGCGGAGGAAAAGGGGACCCAGAGGCTGGTAGCCATCAAGTGTATCCCAAAGAAGGCTCTGGAGGGCAAGGAGAACAACATTGAGAATGAGATCGCTGTGCTGCACAG AATCAAGCACACCAACATTGTTTCTCTGGAGGACATCTTTGAGAGCACATCCCACCTGTATCTGGTCATGCAGCT GGTGTCTGGAGGGGAGCTGTTTGACCGCATCGTAGAGAAGGGTttctacacagagagagacgccaGCCAACTCATCCACCAGATCCTGGATGCTGTCAAATACCTCCATGACATGGGCATCGTACACAGGGACCTGAAG CCAGAGAATCTGTTGTATTACAGTATGGACGAGGACTCTAAGATAATGATCAGTGACTTTGGCCTGTCTAAGATCGAGGACACGGGCAGTGTCATGTCTACAGCCTGTGGGACCCCAGGATACGtgg CTCCTGAGGTGTTGGCTCAGAAACCGTACAGCAAAGCAGTAGACTGCTGGTCCATCGGAGTCATCTCCTATATTCT GTTATGCGGATACCCTCCGTTTTATGACGAGAACGATGCTAAGCTTTTTGAGCAGATACTGAAGGCAGAGTATGAGTTTGACTCTCCGTACTGGGATGACATCTCCGATTCAG CTAAAGACTTTATCTGTCACCTGATGGAGAAAGACTTCATGAAGAGATATACCGCTGATCAAGCACTTCAACACCCCTG GATCTGTGGAGACACAGCTCTTGATAAGAACATCCATGAGTCTGTCAGTGCTCAGATCAAGAAGAACTTTGCTAAAAGTAAATGGAAG CAAGCATTCAATGCCACAGCAGTGGTGAGACACATGCGGAGGCTGCAGCTGGGTACCAGCCTAGAGAGCCCCAGCCAGATCACCCCCACAAGCCCCTGTCATGCCCACACACTCCTGTTGCGGGAGGAGgatgaggacgaggaggaggagggactgggggtagaggaggagagct tGTCATACTGTGAGGATGGGCAGCGGCGCGGTAGTGCAGAGGGCAGTGCCGACCGGGACAGTCTGACGAGTTGCACCTACTGCTGCAGGCCAGCCAGTCGCATCTAA